In Opitutus sp., one genomic interval encodes:
- a CDS encoding response regulator, whose translation MSNLILAVDDEPLILRAYQRSLGEQFTLHTAEGPAAALKMLEAEEYAVILTDLKMPGMDGVQFLQAARALRPDTVRLMISGHADMGDALNSINQAGVFRLMLKPCAPEQVAAALNAGLEQYRLITAEKQLLEGTLNGAIQALTDILSLLDAEAFGQAQLRRSLAREVALALKQPTWSFEIAAQLAEIGRATLPPSVNEKLKNHQPLSAAETKLVERVPEFSSRLLQRIPRLEAVTQAVLYQDKHFNGAGYPENKIAGAAIPLEARVLHAIKALLTIVRKGTSPTEAISLLKQGPERYEPAVVLALYASVKVFEAAAKPVTTNGLTAPSAVSLAKLEAGMTLRANVTTPNGLILLTAGTRLTEAHLQRLQNFAEINGVTEPIAIE comes from the coding sequence ATGTCCAATCTTATTCTAGCCGTTGACGACGAACCCCTGATCCTGCGCGCCTACCAACGCAGCCTTGGCGAGCAATTCACCCTCCACACCGCCGAAGGGCCCGCCGCCGCACTCAAAATGCTCGAGGCCGAGGAATACGCGGTCATCCTCACCGACCTCAAAATGCCGGGTATGGACGGCGTGCAATTTCTCCAGGCCGCCCGTGCCCTGCGACCGGATACGGTGCGCCTGATGATCTCGGGCCACGCCGACATGGGCGACGCGCTCAACTCCATTAACCAGGCCGGTGTTTTCCGGCTCATGCTCAAGCCCTGCGCCCCGGAGCAGGTGGCCGCAGCGCTTAACGCTGGCCTTGAGCAGTACCGGCTGATCACCGCCGAGAAGCAGTTGCTGGAAGGTACGCTCAACGGCGCGATCCAGGCGCTCACCGACATCCTCAGCCTGCTCGATGCTGAGGCGTTTGGGCAGGCACAGCTGCGCCGCAGCTTGGCGCGTGAAGTCGCCCTGGCGCTCAAGCAGCCCACGTGGAGCTTTGAAATTGCCGCGCAGCTCGCCGAGATCGGCCGGGCGACATTACCCCCATCGGTCAACGAAAAGCTCAAAAACCATCAGCCGTTGTCGGCTGCGGAAACCAAACTGGTTGAACGCGTGCCGGAGTTTTCCAGCCGCTTGTTGCAACGCATCCCGCGCCTCGAAGCCGTGACGCAGGCAGTGCTTTACCAGGACAAGCATTTCAACGGGGCGGGTTACCCGGAGAACAAAATCGCCGGCGCGGCCATCCCGCTGGAAGCACGTGTGCTGCACGCAATCAAAGCGCTGCTAACGATCGTTCGCAAAGGCACCTCGCCCACCGAGGCGATCAGCTTGCTCAAGCAAGGACCCGAGCGCTATGAACCCGCGGTGGTGCTCGCGCTGTACGCCAGCGTGAAGGTCTTTGAGGCAGCGGCTAAACCCGTAACGACCAATGGCCTGACCGCCCCCAGCGCAGTAAGCTTGGCTAAACTGGAAGCGGGCATGACCCTGCGTGCCAACGTGACCACGCCCAACGGGCTGATCTTACTCACCGCCGGCACGCGCCTAACCGAGGCGCACCTGCAACGGTTGCAGAATTTCGCCGAGATTAACGGCGTAACCGAACCCATCGCGATTGAATGA
- a CDS encoding ferrous iron transport protein A, whose translation MPTDSRLQRPRMTLTEMPTGAAGRIHALNGAVEVCQRLREMGFCESAVVQKISGQSTLLCQVCGMRVALGEGVAQHITVEIIRGVR comes from the coding sequence ATGCCCACCGACTCACGCTTACAGCGTCCGCGTATGACGCTCACCGAGATGCCCACTGGGGCGGCGGGGCGCATTCATGCGCTTAACGGCGCAGTGGAGGTGTGCCAGCGTTTGCGTGAAATGGGCTTCTGTGAGTCGGCGGTGGTGCAAAAAATCTCCGGCCAGAGCACGTTGCTGTGCCAAGTCTGTGGCATGCGGGTCGCCCTCGGCGAAGGGGTGGCCCAGCATATCACCGTCGAAATTATTCGCGGCGTGCGTTGA
- a CDS encoding HDOD domain-containing protein, whose product MKHILFVDDEQRLMEGLRRAFDDLGETWSVASATGGDEALQKLAAGPCDVLVTDMRMPGMNGAELLAVVAQRYAHVVRIVLSGQADQTLLAQSVSTAHHYFAKPCAPKQLRETVLNLVGLGAKDKNVSAVLMADRLPLLPSQPLVYRRLVAAINQPGTDLETLAHLVEADQGLTAKVLKLSNSAYFGFGHTVNSVAEAVNLLGVELLKALVLSAEIFNFCHDPGRAGISVDRLWARAQALGSAARAIAKEERLPGELQECAFTAGLLHNCGLLVLAANLPGPLSTAIAMARNRQQQLDECERLTYGTTYAEVSAYVLSLWELPTSIVEAVGSHHTGPALDAPELTLPTLLHVAHILVGERQPAIDGVPNSLLKLPPACLLALEPRLPVWRALLAELPLA is encoded by the coding sequence ATGAAACACATTCTTTTTGTTGATGATGAACAGCGGCTGATGGAAGGGCTGCGGCGAGCCTTTGACGACCTTGGCGAAACCTGGAGCGTGGCGAGCGCAACGGGTGGCGACGAGGCGCTGCAAAAACTCGCCGCCGGTCCGTGTGATGTACTGGTGACCGACATGCGCATGCCGGGCATGAACGGAGCCGAACTGCTCGCTGTGGTCGCCCAACGCTACGCCCACGTCGTGCGCATCGTCCTTTCAGGCCAAGCCGACCAAACCCTACTAGCGCAAAGCGTGAGCACCGCTCACCATTATTTCGCCAAACCCTGTGCCCCGAAGCAGTTGCGCGAAACCGTGCTCAACCTCGTTGGTTTGGGCGCAAAGGACAAAAACGTGAGCGCGGTGCTGATGGCCGACCGGCTTCCGCTTTTACCGAGCCAGCCCCTCGTTTACCGCCGTTTAGTGGCCGCTATCAACCAGCCCGGAACCGATCTGGAAACCCTCGCGCATTTGGTGGAGGCCGATCAGGGCCTCACCGCTAAAGTGCTGAAATTATCCAACTCCGCCTATTTCGGTTTCGGTCACACGGTGAACTCGGTGGCCGAGGCGGTGAACCTGCTGGGCGTCGAGCTCTTGAAGGCGTTGGTGCTGAGCGCGGAGATTTTCAATTTTTGCCATGATCCCGGCCGGGCGGGCATCTCCGTGGATCGGCTCTGGGCGCGGGCGCAAGCGTTGGGTTCGGCGGCACGGGCGATTGCCAAGGAAGAACGCCTGCCAGGGGAGTTACAGGAATGCGCCTTTACGGCGGGGCTGCTCCACAACTGCGGATTATTGGTCTTGGCCGCTAACCTGCCGGGTCCACTCAGCACGGCCATCGCCATGGCGCGAAACCGCCAGCAACAGCTCGACGAGTGTGAACGCCTCACTTACGGCACCACCTACGCTGAGGTTTCCGCCTATGTCCTCAGCCTGTGGGAATTGCCGACTTCGATCGTCGAGGCCGTGGGATCTCACCACACGGGTCCGGCGCTAGACGCCCCCGAACTGACCCTGCCCACCCTGCTACACGTGGCGCACATTCTTGTCGGCGAGCGGCAACCCGCGATCGACGGCGTACCCAACTCGCTGCTCAAACTCCCTCCCGCCTGCCTGCTCGCCCTTGAACCCCGCCTGCCCGTCTGGCGGGCCTTGCTGGCCGAACTCCCCCTGGCTTAA
- a CDS encoding ferrous iron transport protein A — protein MAELTPLSSLAVGASAVVREFPKQGVAFLRLREMGLLPGTSLTLVRTAPMGDPLEIKFRGYNLTLRKTEADFILVEAK, from the coding sequence ATGGCTGAGCTCACACCGCTTTCATCCCTTGCCGTTGGCGCCAGCGCCGTCGTCCGCGAATTCCCCAAGCAGGGCGTCGCTTTTCTACGCCTGCGCGAGATGGGGCTACTGCCCGGCACCTCCCTGACCCTCGTGCGCACCGCGCCAATGGGCGACCCGCTCGAAATCAAGTTCCGCGGCTACAACCTCACCCTGCGCAAAACCGAGGCCGACTTTATCTTGGTCGAAGCGAAATAA